In Stenotrophomonas sp. 610A2, one DNA window encodes the following:
- a CDS encoding CitMHS family transporter, whose amino-acid sequence MLTILGFGMVLTFMYLIMSKRLSPLVALITVPIVFALIGGFGAGLDDMMLDGIKKIAPTGVMLMFAILYFGVMIDAGLFDPLVRIILRIVKGDPLKIVMGTAVLAMLISLDGDGSTTYMITVSAMLPLYRRLGMNALSMTCVTILAGGVMNLTPWGGPTARAATALHVDPADVFVPLIPAMVLACAGILALAWYLGMKERRRLGVVALPQGGSWMDASVSDDSDALPTVEDAEDTKRPKLLWVNFALTLALMAALVIGLLPMPVLFMVGFAIALVINYPNLAEQRRRVVNHAGNVLSVVSLIFAAGIFTGILSNTGMVEAMSRGFLSVIPEAWGPYLAVITAVASMPFTFFMSNDAFYFGVLPILSEAAGHYGITPVEMARASLAGQPVHLLSPLVPSTYLLVGLAKVDFADHQKFTLKWAVLISMILMAGSLLFALYPLAA is encoded by the coding sequence ATGCTGACCATCCTCGGCTTCGGCATGGTCCTGACGTTCATGTATCTCATCATGAGCAAACGACTGTCGCCGCTGGTCGCCCTGATTACCGTACCCATCGTGTTCGCCCTGATCGGCGGCTTCGGTGCCGGCCTCGATGACATGATGCTCGACGGCATCAAGAAGATTGCGCCGACCGGCGTGATGCTGATGTTCGCCATTCTCTACTTCGGGGTGATGATCGACGCCGGCCTGTTCGACCCGCTGGTGCGCATCATCCTGCGCATCGTCAAGGGTGACCCGCTGAAGATCGTGATGGGCACCGCCGTGCTGGCGATGCTGATCTCGCTCGATGGCGATGGCTCCACCACCTACATGATCACCGTGTCGGCGATGCTGCCGCTGTACCGCCGGCTGGGCATGAACGCGCTGAGCATGACCTGCGTGACCATCCTCGCCGGTGGCGTGATGAACCTCACCCCATGGGGCGGCCCGACCGCGCGTGCTGCCACAGCACTGCATGTGGATCCGGCCGATGTGTTCGTGCCACTGATTCCGGCGATGGTGCTGGCCTGCGCCGGCATTCTTGCACTGGCCTGGTACCTGGGCATGAAGGAACGCCGTCGCCTCGGTGTGGTTGCCCTGCCGCAGGGTGGCTCGTGGATGGACGCCAGCGTCTCCGATGACAGCGATGCACTGCCGACGGTGGAAGATGCCGAAGACACCAAGCGGCCCAAGCTGCTGTGGGTCAACTTCGCGCTGACCCTGGCACTGATGGCCGCGCTGGTGATCGGCCTGCTGCCGATGCCGGTGCTGTTCATGGTGGGCTTCGCCATCGCGCTGGTGATCAACTACCCGAACCTGGCCGAGCAGCGCCGCCGCGTGGTCAACCATGCAGGCAATGTGCTGTCGGTGGTGTCGCTGATCTTCGCCGCGGGCATCTTCACCGGCATCCTGTCCAACACCGGCATGGTCGAGGCGATGTCACGCGGCTTCCTGTCGGTGATTCCGGAAGCCTGGGGGCCGTACCTGGCGGTGATCACCGCCGTGGCATCGATGCCCTTCACTTTCTTCATGTCCAATGACGCCTTCTATTTCGGCGTGCTGCCGATCCTGTCCGAAGCGGCGGGTCACTACGGCATCACCCCGGTGGAAATGGCGCGCGCCTCGCTGGCCGGACAGCCGGTACATCTGTTGAGCCCGCTGGTGCCATCGACCTATCTCTTGGTTGGCTTGGCCAAGGTCGACTTCGCTGACCACCAGAAGTTCACCCTGAAGTGGGCTGTGCTGATCTCCATGATCCTGATGGCCGGCAGCCTGCTGTTCGCCCTGTATCCACTGGCCGCCTGA
- a CDS encoding OprO/OprP family phosphate-selective porin yields MELSVFQKRSLAAAVLLCLGAPALAAEDEGPVTATIGGRLHLDFASFDNDHRGTPNKDDTEIRRAWLDVSGKFFVVDYKLEADFSGDRPEAKDVYVSRSFGDAGRLTVGQFKQYYSLDDRTGSNYGSFLERGNAGTSLAPLYRLGASWQANPGDMTWAASVYSLESIDAWQVKGRAAGGRVTWAPSPAAGDVLHLGLSLAREAYDNPGVNGVPALRIRPRPAGHLSDESRLTLVDFSAGRDTDVNKWSLEYAQVRGPLSWQGEFSGATFDDGAQRGEVMAAYGMLSWFVTGESRSYDRKTGRFARIKDIRHKPGAFEVALRYDQMRGNQHLDGQPDLRNGSTEAWTLAGNWYLRDNLRFMLNLIESRNRNRLTDTTVDHTRAVTGRLQFDF; encoded by the coding sequence GTGGAACTGAGTGTTTTCCAAAAGCGCAGCCTCGCTGCCGCTGTCCTGCTATGCCTTGGCGCTCCGGCGCTGGCCGCAGAAGACGAAGGTCCGGTCACAGCCACCATCGGCGGCCGCCTGCATCTGGATTTCGCCAGCTTCGACAATGACCACCGTGGTACCCCGAACAAGGACGACACCGAGATCCGTCGCGCCTGGCTGGATGTGTCCGGCAAGTTCTTCGTCGTCGACTACAAGCTGGAAGCTGACTTCTCCGGCGACCGCCCCGAAGCCAAGGACGTCTACGTCAGCCGCAGCTTCGGCGATGCCGGGCGCCTGACCGTGGGCCAGTTCAAGCAGTACTACTCGCTGGACGACCGCACCGGCTCCAACTACGGCAGCTTCCTGGAACGCGGCAACGCCGGCACCAGCCTGGCCCCGCTGTATCGCCTCGGCGCCTCATGGCAGGCCAACCCGGGCGACATGACCTGGGCGGCAAGCGTCTACAGCCTGGAAAGCATCGATGCCTGGCAGGTAAAGGGCCGCGCTGCGGGTGGCCGCGTCACCTGGGCGCCGAGCCCGGCCGCTGGCGACGTGCTGCACCTGGGCCTGTCGCTGGCCCGCGAGGCCTATGACAACCCCGGCGTGAATGGCGTTCCTGCCTTGCGCATCCGCCCGCGCCCGGCCGGCCATCTGTCCGATGAAAGCCGACTGACCCTGGTCGACTTCTCGGCCGGTCGCGATACCGACGTCAACAAGTGGTCGCTGGAATACGCGCAGGTGCGCGGCCCGCTGTCATGGCAGGGCGAGTTCAGCGGCGCCACCTTCGACGATGGCGCGCAGCGCGGCGAGGTGATGGCGGCCTACGGCATGCTCAGCTGGTTCGTCACCGGCGAGTCGCGCAGCTACGACCGCAAGACCGGTCGCTTCGCCCGCATCAAGGATATCCGCCACAAGCCAGGCGCGTTTGAAGTCGCCCTGCGCTACGACCAGATGCGCGGCAACCAGCACCTTGATGGCCAACCCGACCTGCGCAACGGCAGCACTGAAGCCTGGACCCTGGCCGGTAACTGGTACCTGCGCGACAACCTGCGCTTCATGCTCAACCTGATTGAAAGCCGCAACCGCAACCGCCTGACCGATACCACCGTGGACCACACCCGCGCGGTCACCGGTCGCCTGCAGTTCGATTTCTAA
- the phbB gene encoding acetoacetyl-CoA reductase → MTLRIAYVTSGMGSVGTAICQSLARAGHTVVAGCAPDSPRKANWIREQRELGFDFIVSEGNAADWDSTTAAFAKVRAEVGEVDVLVNNSGGSRDMLFRQMSTEDWNAVIASNLNTLFNLSKQVVDGMTNQNWGRIINIGSVSAQKGQIGQVNYATAKAAMHGFSRALAAEVAARGVTVNTISPGYIASQAISSFPPDVLDRLAASVPIRRLGKPEEVAALCAWLASDDAAYVTGADYPVNGGLYMG, encoded by the coding sequence ATGACGCTACGTATCGCTTACGTCACCAGTGGCATGGGCAGTGTAGGCACTGCCATCTGCCAATCCCTGGCCCGCGCCGGCCACACGGTGGTGGCAGGCTGCGCGCCGGATTCACCGCGCAAGGCCAACTGGATCCGCGAGCAGCGCGAACTCGGCTTCGACTTCATCGTGTCCGAAGGCAATGCCGCCGACTGGGATTCCACCACCGCTGCGTTCGCCAAGGTGCGTGCGGAAGTGGGCGAAGTGGATGTGCTGGTCAACAATTCCGGCGGCAGCCGCGACATGCTGTTCCGGCAGATGAGCACCGAGGATTGGAATGCGGTGATCGCCTCCAACCTCAACACCTTGTTCAACCTGAGCAAACAGGTGGTCGATGGCATGACCAACCAGAACTGGGGCCGCATCATCAACATCGGCTCGGTCAGTGCGCAGAAGGGCCAGATCGGCCAGGTCAACTACGCAACGGCCAAGGCTGCGATGCACGGCTTCAGCCGCGCGCTTGCTGCCGAGGTCGCTGCGCGCGGTGTCACCGTCAACACCATTTCACCGGGCTACATCGCCAGCCAGGCGATCAGCAGCTTCCCGCCGGATGTATTGGACCGGCTTGCGGCCTCGGTACCGATCCGCCGCCTCGGCAAGCCCGAAGAGGTAGCTGCGCTGTGCGCGTGGCTGGCCAGTGATGATGCGGCCTATGTCACCGGTGCTGACTATCCGGTCAACGGTGGTCTGTACATGGGTTGA
- a CDS encoding response regulator transcription factor, with protein sequence MRLLLVEDNADLADAIIRRMRRNGHAVDWQADGMGAASVLRYQSFDLVVLDIGLPKLDGLRVLAGMRERGDSTPVLMLTARDGIEDRVQALDVGADDYLGKPFDFREFEARCRVLLRRGRGQASEVVQIGSFQFDNAAHRVSLDGEVIELPNREFRLLEILVGRLGQVVGKDEIGKGLFGFDDEAGPNAIELYIGRLRKKLVAAPVRITTVRGVGYMLEASDGGTDGDG encoded by the coding sequence ATGCGCCTGCTGCTGGTTGAAGACAATGCGGATCTGGCCGACGCCATCATTCGTCGCATGCGCCGTAACGGCCACGCGGTGGATTGGCAGGCCGACGGCATGGGCGCGGCCAGCGTGCTGCGCTACCAGAGCTTCGATCTGGTGGTGCTGGATATCGGCCTGCCCAAGCTCGATGGCCTGCGCGTGCTGGCGGGCATGCGCGAGCGCGGCGACAGCACACCGGTGCTGATGCTGACCGCCCGCGATGGCATCGAGGATCGCGTGCAGGCGCTGGATGTTGGCGCAGACGACTATCTGGGCAAGCCCTTCGATTTCCGCGAATTCGAAGCCCGTTGCCGGGTGTTGCTGCGTCGCGGCCGTGGCCAGGCCAGCGAAGTGGTGCAGATCGGCAGCTTCCAGTTCGACAATGCCGCGCACCGGGTCAGCCTGGATGGCGAGGTGATCGAACTGCCGAACCGCGAGTTCCGCCTGCTGGAGATCCTGGTCGGCCGGCTCGGGCAGGTCGTCGGCAAGGATGAGATCGGCAAGGGATTGTTCGGTTTCGACGACGAAGCTGGACCCAATGCCATCGAGCTGTATATCGGGCGGCTGCGCAAGAAACTGGTGGCCGCACCAGTGCGCATCACCACCGTGCGTGGCGTGGGCTACATGCTGGAAGCCAGCGACGGCGGTACCGATGGCGACGGCTGA
- the rlmM gene encoding 23S rRNA (cytidine(2498)-2'-O)-methyltransferase RlmM, whose amino-acid sequence MTGLLCYCRQGFEPELAGELNDRAGHAGVAGYARTQRNHGYVVFVTDEAEALDQRLPWRELIFARQKLRILAELPQLDASDRITPIIAALEGQQRFGDLWVEHPDSDAGKPLAGLARAFGNALRPALRKGGLLTDKPNGKLPRLHVVFVDGTHAFVCVSDTRDSAPWLLGIPRLKLLPDAPSRSALKLEEAFMTLLTPEEREALVVPGMRAADLGAAPGGWTWVLTRQHLHVSSIDNGPLRQHVLDTGLVEHLRADGFHWQPEIGLDWMVCDMVEQPRRVAERMATWLREGWCKHTIFNLKLPMKKRWDETRLCLDLFAEKAGKPLTIRAKQLYHDREEITVFVTPRAKGF is encoded by the coding sequence ATGACCGGCCTGCTCTGCTACTGCCGCCAAGGCTTTGAACCGGAACTGGCCGGCGAACTGAACGACCGTGCAGGCCATGCCGGCGTTGCCGGTTACGCCCGCACCCAGCGCAACCATGGCTACGTGGTGTTCGTCACCGACGAGGCCGAAGCGCTGGACCAGCGCCTGCCCTGGCGCGAGCTGATCTTCGCCCGCCAGAAGCTGCGGATTCTCGCCGAACTGCCGCAGCTTGATGCAAGCGATCGCATCACCCCGATCATTGCCGCGCTGGAAGGCCAGCAGCGGTTTGGTGATCTGTGGGTCGAGCACCCCGATTCGGACGCCGGCAAACCGCTGGCCGGCCTGGCCCGCGCCTTCGGCAATGCGCTGCGCCCGGCGCTGCGCAAAGGCGGCCTGCTCACCGACAAGCCCAACGGCAAGCTGCCGCGCCTGCACGTGGTGTTCGTTGATGGCACGCATGCCTTCGTCTGCGTCTCCGATACCCGCGACAGCGCGCCGTGGCTGCTGGGTATCCCGCGCTTGAAGCTGCTGCCGGATGCACCCTCGCGTTCGGCCTTGAAGCTGGAAGAAGCGTTCATGACCCTGCTTACGCCGGAAGAACGCGAAGCCCTGGTTGTGCCCGGCATGCGTGCGGCCGATCTGGGCGCGGCACCCGGCGGCTGGACCTGGGTACTGACCCGCCAGCACCTGCATGTCAGCAGCATCGACAATGGCCCGCTGCGCCAGCATGTACTGGATACCGGCCTGGTCGAACACCTGCGCGCCGATGGCTTCCATTGGCAGCCGGAGATCGGCCTGGACTGGATGGTCTGCGACATGGTCGAGCAGCCGCGCCGCGTTGCCGAGCGCATGGCTACCTGGTTGCGCGAAGGCTGGTGCAAGCACACCATCTTCAACCTCAAGCTGCCGATGAAGAAGCGCTGGGATGAAACGCGCCTGTGCCTGGATCTGTTCGCGGAGAAGGCCGGCAAACCGCTGACCATCCGCGCCAAGCAGCTGTATCACGACCGCGAGGAAATCACGGTATTCGTGACCCCAAGGGCCAAGGGCTTTTGA
- a CDS encoding TonB-dependent receptor, translated as MNLQRLSFAITLALCTNHAFAEAAADSGASAQTLHTISVIGQGQTRQVQRIGEVDKQVLPPGSSGQKILDRLPGVSVQSNDAFGANEESQTISLRGFDKTRLGYTLDGIPLGDNSYGNYNGLSIARAIIAENLGGAELSQGIGSLGVASTSNLGGAIQYFSQDPSTVFGGRASVTVGDDNQRRGYLRVDTGDLNGFSAYVSGVHQDADMWAAPHQNQTTRQFNAKAVWNVGDHRFGAFVATSRASQANYAYLSKSMLQRGLGYDWNIYAPDWDRAVAAAYCAPGTFDADRCAFSGGVNSIDDAYYQSRALRDDNLYSLDANLHLGDGLNLKLLAYHHDNRGQGHWWAPGQPSNPGTDKMLPISIRSTNYTIDRQGLTAALSWTVGIHELEAGLWFEQNDHNVERNFYYIDGPFLDDTYLKNPDRRLFDQDFDIRTRQFYVQDRMLFLDERLTVDVGIKSPNTRMRATAQPGTEQKFASGTLTAKESLLPQLGLGFKLNANNELFASYAENIAAFVGGGSGGPLQVSPESFAASAGLEPEKSKTFEAGFRSFGARYQASLAAYHVMFDNRLLSLNPCTSIEVGTRPECITRFINVGSVKSQGAELTFILKPTQGLQWYNALSWNKTTYEDDYVSGGAIVPVAGKITVDTPQRMASSELSWNHDGWFASLRGKYTGKRYYTYTNDQSVPGVTTFDAGGGYSFGPGLGLQNVKVSLNVTNLTNKRYAGQLSSFAPTDPNGTRYAIHASAPRQIFMTVGAEF; from the coding sequence ATGAATCTCCAACGCCTCAGCTTCGCCATCACCCTCGCCCTGTGCACAAACCACGCCTTCGCCGAAGCCGCTGCAGACAGCGGTGCCTCTGCGCAGACACTGCATACCATCTCGGTGATCGGCCAAGGCCAGACCCGCCAGGTGCAGCGTATCGGCGAAGTCGACAAGCAGGTGTTGCCGCCGGGCAGCAGCGGCCAGAAGATTCTTGATCGCCTGCCTGGTGTATCCGTGCAGTCCAATGATGCCTTCGGTGCCAACGAAGAATCGCAGACCATCAGCCTGCGCGGTTTCGACAAGACCCGCTTGGGCTATACGCTTGATGGCATCCCGCTCGGCGACAACAGCTATGGCAACTACAACGGCCTGAGCATCGCCCGCGCCATCATCGCCGAGAACCTGGGCGGCGCAGAGTTGTCACAGGGCATCGGCTCGCTGGGCGTGGCTTCGACCAGCAACCTGGGCGGGGCAATCCAGTACTTCTCGCAGGATCCATCCACGGTGTTCGGCGGCCGTGCCAGCGTCACCGTCGGCGATGACAACCAGCGCCGCGGTTATCTGCGCGTGGATACCGGCGACCTGAATGGCTTCTCCGCCTATGTCTCCGGCGTGCACCAGGACGCCGACATGTGGGCCGCGCCACACCAGAACCAGACCACGCGCCAGTTCAACGCCAAGGCAGTGTGGAACGTGGGCGATCATCGTTTCGGCGCCTTCGTTGCCACTTCGCGGGCCAGCCAGGCCAACTACGCCTACCTGTCCAAGAGCATGCTGCAGCGTGGCCTGGGCTATGACTGGAACATCTATGCACCGGATTGGGACCGCGCCGTCGCTGCCGCGTACTGCGCACCGGGAACCTTCGATGCAGACCGCTGCGCGTTCTCCGGCGGCGTCAACAGCATCGACGATGCCTATTACCAGAGCCGCGCCTTGCGCGATGACAACCTCTACTCACTCGATGCCAACCTGCATCTCGGTGACGGACTCAACCTCAAGCTGCTGGCCTACCATCACGACAACCGTGGCCAGGGCCATTGGTGGGCGCCGGGCCAGCCTTCCAATCCCGGCACCGACAAGATGCTGCCGATCTCGATCCGCAGCACCAACTACACCATCGACCGCCAGGGACTGACCGCTGCGCTGTCGTGGACGGTCGGCATCCATGAGCTGGAAGCCGGCCTGTGGTTCGAGCAGAACGACCACAACGTCGAGCGCAACTTTTACTACATCGACGGCCCGTTCCTAGACGACACCTACCTCAAGAATCCGGACCGTCGCCTGTTCGACCAGGATTTCGATATCCGCACCCGCCAGTTCTATGTGCAGGACCGCATGCTTTTCCTCGATGAACGCCTGACCGTGGATGTCGGCATCAAGAGTCCGAACACGCGCATGCGCGCCACTGCACAGCCCGGCACCGAACAGAAATTCGCCTCCGGCACGCTGACCGCCAAGGAATCGCTGCTGCCGCAGTTGGGCCTCGGCTTCAAGCTCAATGCCAACAACGAGCTGTTTGCCTCGTATGCAGAGAACATCGCCGCCTTTGTCGGAGGTGGCAGCGGCGGCCCGCTGCAGGTGTCGCCTGAATCCTTTGCCGCCAGCGCAGGATTGGAACCGGAGAAATCCAAGACCTTTGAAGCCGGCTTCCGCAGCTTCGGTGCCAGGTACCAGGCATCGCTGGCGGCGTATCACGTGATGTTCGACAACCGCCTGCTCTCGCTCAACCCCTGCACCAGCATCGAAGTCGGCACACGTCCGGAGTGCATCACCCGCTTCATCAACGTCGGCTCGGTGAAGAGCCAGGGCGCGGAGCTGACCTTCATCCTCAAGCCGACGCAGGGCCTGCAGTGGTACAACGCGCTGTCCTGGAACAAGACCACCTATGAGGACGATTACGTCTCCGGCGGTGCGATCGTGCCGGTGGCCGGCAAGATCACCGTCGATACACCGCAGCGCATGGCATCCAGCGAGCTGAGCTGGAACCATGATGGCTGGTTCGCCAGCCTGCGCGGCAAGTACACCGGCAAGCGCTACTACACCTATACCAACGACCAGTCGGTGCCGGGCGTGACCACCTTCGATGCCGGCGGTGGTTACAGCTTCGGCCCCGGCCTGGGCCTGCAGAACGTCAAGGTGTCCTTGAACGTCACCAACCTGACCAACAAGCGCTACGCCGGTCAGCTCAGCTCGTTCGCCCCGACCGACCCCAACGGCACCCGCTACGCCATCCACGCCAGCGCCCCGCGGCAGATCTTCATGACGGTCGGCGCGGAGTTCTAA
- a CDS encoding nucleoside deaminase encodes MLHAQVHLTLPVWIHDAVDCDRAYTSDADKVALAIELSRLNVEHASGGPFGAVVFGPDHKVIAAAVNRVVPHATSLAHAENMAYMLAQQKLNTPRLNALLSPITMATSSQPCCQCYGATVWAGIDRLLIGACAADVEELTPFDEGPLPADWAGELNKRGIEVVQGINRDDARAVLHSYGKNDGARY; translated from the coding sequence ATGCTGCACGCCCAGGTTCACCTCACCCTCCCCGTCTGGATCCACGACGCCGTCGACTGCGACCGCGCCTATACCAGCGATGCGGACAAGGTGGCGCTGGCCATCGAGCTGTCGCGGCTGAATGTTGAACACGCCAGTGGCGGCCCGTTTGGCGCGGTGGTGTTCGGCCCGGACCACAAGGTGATCGCCGCCGCGGTGAACCGCGTGGTGCCGCATGCCACCTCGTTGGCACATGCCGAAAACATGGCGTACATGCTGGCCCAGCAGAAGCTCAACACCCCGCGCCTGAACGCGCTGCTGTCGCCGATCACCATGGCTACGTCCTCACAGCCCTGCTGCCAGTGCTATGGCGCCACCGTCTGGGCCGGCATCGACCGCCTGCTGATCGGCGCCTGCGCTGCCGACGTGGAAGAACTGACCCCGTTCGATGAAGGCCCGCTGCCTGCAGATTGGGCCGGCGAGCTGAACAAGCGCGGCATCGAAGTCGTGCAAGGCATCAACCGCGACGACGCCCGCGCCGTACTGCACAGCTACGGCAAGAACGACGGCGCACGCTACTGA
- a CDS encoding SMP-30/gluconolactonase/LRE family protein — protein sequence MARYYLGRSTSRSNPCLWHTRASTNTEVAAIAHQITRARIAAFALISLSSTALAADNFIARDHVSDGTFTTGIEGPATGPDGALYVVNIGKDGTIGRVDETGKATLFLTLPEGSVGNGIRFGRDGAMYIADYARHNILRVAPGSTNVGVFAHLPDAHQPNDIALAPDGTLYASDPNWSKADDGQLWRIDRDGSVHLLESGMGTTNGVEVSPDGKRLYVNESVQRNVWVYDRATDGSISNKRLLIRFDEHGMDGMRCDADGNLYIARYDAGVVAVISPEGKLLREVPLKGRKPSNLAFGGSDGRQVFVTLQDRGAVETFQADRPGREYGLQVTAKP from the coding sequence ATGGCTCGGTACTACCTTGGCCGTTCCACATCCCGCTCCAACCCGTGCCTCTGGCACACTCGCGCTTCCACCAACACGGAAGTCGCCGCCATCGCCCACCAGATCACCCGCGCCCGCATCGCCGCCTTCGCGCTCATCAGCCTGAGCAGCACTGCACTGGCCGCCGACAACTTCATCGCCCGCGACCACGTCAGCGATGGCACCTTCACCACCGGCATCGAAGGCCCGGCGACCGGCCCGGATGGCGCGCTGTACGTGGTCAACATCGGCAAGGACGGCACCATTGGCCGGGTTGATGAAACCGGCAAGGCAACGCTGTTCCTCACTCTGCCCGAAGGCAGCGTCGGCAACGGCATCCGCTTCGGCCGCGACGGTGCGATGTATATCGCCGACTACGCGCGCCACAACATCCTGCGCGTCGCCCCAGGCTCCACCAACGTCGGCGTGTTCGCGCACCTGCCCGATGCCCACCAGCCCAACGACATCGCCCTCGCCCCGGACGGCACGCTCTACGCCAGCGATCCCAACTGGTCCAAGGCCGATGACGGCCAGCTGTGGCGCATCGACCGAGACGGCAGCGTGCATCTGCTTGAATCCGGCATGGGTACCACCAATGGCGTCGAGGTCAGCCCTGACGGTAAGCGCCTGTACGTCAATGAAAGCGTGCAACGCAATGTCTGGGTCTACGACCGCGCCACTGACGGCAGCATCAGCAACAAGCGCCTGCTGATCCGCTTCGACGAGCACGGCATGGACGGCATGCGCTGCGACGCCGATGGCAATCTCTATATCGCCCGTTACGACGCCGGTGTGGTTGCCGTGATCTCGCCTGAAGGCAAATTGCTGCGCGAGGTGCCGCTCAAGGGCCGCAAGCCCAGCAATCTTGCCTTCGGTGGCAGCGATGGCCGCCAGGTTTTCGTCACCCTGCAGGACCGGGGCGCGGTGGAGACCTTCCAGGCCGACCGCCCTGGCCGTGAATACGGCTTGCAAGTAACAGCCAAACCCTGA
- a CDS encoding sensor histidine kinase: MATAEVRTSGSLRRTLMLYLGALLAVFAVALLFAARDYGQRAANRSYDHLLVSSALSIADSVALVDGQWQVDLPYAALDLLSMAEEDRVFYRVADSRGRTITGYEDLPQAPRRSGSQPQLFDAEYSGEKVRFVVVKRSFAAASAQGEVQVQVGQTRRARAELAQEMVNRALIAIGVLSALLLALVAFGVHRAFRPLVRLERELSRREPSDLKPLDSHVPREMNQMVAALNRFMERLSSSNETLRAFMAEAAHQMRTPLAALRAQAQLALDEEEPEDMQRSLRAIERNATHMSRLLNQLLSDASVIHRSNLQRFAPLDLVETVHQALHEALPQAGPAPRVQLAITTGAVQVNGDALLLREAIKNLIDNAMKYGGDGPLQIALTVQDTQAVLTIADHGPGISAADAERVFERFGRGENAPAGGAGLGLAIVKRVVESHGGSIDLSNRPEGGLVATIHLPRHAA, translated from the coding sequence ATGGCGACGGCTGAGGTCCGTACTTCCGGTTCATTGCGGCGCACCTTGATGCTGTACCTGGGCGCGTTGCTGGCGGTATTCGCGGTGGCCTTGCTGTTCGCCGCGCGCGACTACGGGCAGCGTGCGGCGAATCGCTCCTACGACCATCTGCTGGTGTCTTCGGCGCTGTCCATCGCCGATTCGGTGGCATTGGTGGATGGGCAATGGCAGGTGGATCTGCCATATGCGGCCCTGGACCTGCTGTCGATGGCGGAAGAAGACCGCGTGTTCTACCGCGTGGCCGATAGTCGTGGTCGCACCATCACCGGCTACGAGGATCTTCCCCAGGCACCGCGCAGGAGTGGCAGCCAGCCGCAGCTGTTCGATGCCGAGTACAGCGGTGAGAAGGTGCGCTTCGTGGTGGTCAAGCGCAGCTTCGCCGCCGCTTCTGCGCAGGGTGAAGTGCAGGTGCAGGTGGGGCAGACCCGTCGCGCCCGCGCCGAGCTGGCGCAGGAGATGGTCAACCGCGCGCTGATCGCGATCGGCGTGTTGTCGGCCTTGTTGCTGGCGCTGGTCGCCTTCGGTGTGCACCGCGCATTCCGCCCGCTGGTGCGCCTGGAGCGCGAGCTGTCGCGGCGTGAACCCTCCGACCTGAAACCGCTGGATTCGCATGTGCCGCGCGAGATGAACCAGATGGTTGCTGCCTTGAACCGCTTCATGGAGCGCCTGTCCAGCAGCAACGAAACCCTGCGTGCGTTCATGGCCGAAGCCGCGCACCAGATGCGTACGCCGCTGGCGGCATTGCGCGCGCAGGCACAGTTGGCACTGGATGAAGAAGAGCCCGAGGACATGCAGCGCAGCCTGCGTGCGATCGAGCGCAACGCCACCCATATGAGCCGCCTGCTGAACCAGCTGCTCAGCGATGCCAGCGTCATCCATCGCTCCAACCTGCAGCGCTTCGCGCCGCTGGATCTTGTTGAAACCGTGCATCAGGCTTTGCATGAAGCACTACCGCAGGCAGGCCCGGCACCACGTGTGCAGCTGGCGATCACCACCGGTGCGGTGCAGGTCAATGGCGACGCCTTGCTGCTGCGCGAGGCGATCAAGAACCTGATCGACAACGCGATGAAATACGGTGGCGATGGCCCGCTGCAGATCGCGCTGACCGTGCAGGACACGCAGGCGGTATTGACCATTGCCGACCACGGCCCCGGGATCAGTGCCGCTGATGCCGAACGCGTGTTCGAGCGCTTCGGGCGCGGTGAGAACGCGCCTGCCGGTGGCGCCGGCCTGGGCTTGGCCATCGTCAAGCGCGTGGTTGAAAGCCATGGCGGCAGCATCGACCTGAGCAATCGGCCCGAAGGCGGTCTGGTCGCCACCATCCATCTGCCAAGGCATGCCGCATGA
- a CDS encoding EF-hand domain-containing protein yields the protein MSALRTALPLAFAILLPVAANAQTVPRPEPAVSMPLNDAPVHVREQSLATGKVTHSTQILMPTDQAQVTVRSIQPDSVIGNYRIDFDAMDVDGDGFISREEAQANPALADEFNALDTARRGKLSREQLAGWLR from the coding sequence ATGTCTGCGCTTCGTACTGCCCTGCCGCTGGCGTTTGCCATCCTGTTGCCCGTCGCCGCCAACGCGCAGACGGTACCGCGCCCTGAGCCCGCGGTCAGCATGCCGTTGAACGATGCGCCGGTGCATGTGCGCGAGCAGTCGTTGGCGACTGGCAAGGTCACCCACTCGACGCAGATCCTGATGCCCACCGATCAGGCCCAGGTCACCGTGCGTTCGATCCAGCCAGACAGCGTGATCGGCAATTACCGCATCGACTTCGATGCGATGGATGTGGATGGCGACGGCTTCATCAGCCGCGAGGAAGCGCAGGCCAATCCCGCCTTGGCCGATGAGTTCAATGCGCTGGATACAGCCCGCCGCGGCAAACTGTCGCGTGAGCAGTTGGCAGGCTGGTTGCGCTAA